The following coding sequences are from one Streptomyces dengpaensis window:
- a CDS encoding LolA family protein codes for MAPYESDDTPAGEVDDVRTGRRKAARYVVPVVVVGVAAATIGLVPALADSGDPDLPKITAQELIEKIAKSDVQQLSGTVKISTDLGLPDLGGLESGLMSGAAQGDDGSTADPQSKLLELASGTHTLRVAADGPDKAKISLLDNASEYSVIHNGDDIWAYDSKSNEVYHATAPESERTKEKTPDDVPATPKDFADEILKSVDDTTSVTVDGTAQVAGRDAYKLLVKPKQSGTTVGAISIAVDAKTGLPLKFTLTPASGGAAVVDAGFTKVDFAKPAASTFDFTPPKGAKVTEEKDDHSGHQAPKPGEDFSKDGLEGLTTIGEGWNAIAEFDTGGEGLPTGSSGNGDVDGFLNSLGDPVTGKFGSGTVFSTRLVNALITDDGKVYAGTVTKDALVKAANADQ; via the coding sequence ATGGCACCGTACGAATCCGATGACACGCCGGCCGGCGAGGTCGACGACGTACGCACCGGGCGACGCAAGGCCGCGCGGTATGTCGTCCCGGTCGTGGTGGTGGGGGTGGCGGCGGCGACCATCGGGCTCGTCCCGGCGCTCGCCGACTCCGGCGACCCCGACCTGCCGAAGATCACCGCACAGGAGCTCATCGAGAAGATCGCCAAGTCGGACGTGCAGCAGCTGTCCGGCACGGTCAAGATCAGCACCGACCTCGGCCTGCCCGACCTGGGCGGCCTGGAGAGCGGCCTGATGTCCGGAGCCGCCCAGGGCGACGACGGATCCACCGCCGACCCGCAGTCCAAGCTTCTCGAACTGGCCTCCGGTACGCACACGCTGCGCGTCGCGGCCGACGGCCCGGACAAGGCCAAGATCTCCCTGCTGGACAACGCGTCCGAGTACAGCGTCATCCACAACGGCGACGACATCTGGGCGTACGACAGCAAGTCGAACGAGGTGTACCACGCGACGGCCCCCGAGTCCGAGCGTACGAAGGAGAAGACGCCCGACGACGTTCCCGCCACGCCCAAAGACTTCGCCGACGAGATCCTGAAATCGGTCGACGACACGACCTCCGTGACCGTCGACGGCACCGCGCAGGTCGCGGGCCGTGACGCGTACAAGCTGCTCGTCAAGCCGAAGCAGTCGGGCACCACGGTCGGTGCGATCAGCATCGCGGTGGACGCGAAGACGGGGCTGCCGCTGAAGTTCACGCTGACCCCCGCGAGCGGCGGCGCGGCCGTCGTGGACGCGGGCTTCACCAAGGTCGACTTCGCCAAGCCGGCCGCGTCGACGTTCGACTTCACTCCGCCGAAGGGCGCGAAGGTCACCGAGGAGAAGGACGACCACAGCGGCCACCAGGCGCCGAAGCCCGGGGAGGACTTCTCCAAGGATGGCCTCGAAGGCCTCACCACCATCGGCGAGGGCTGGAACGCCATAGCCGAGTTCGACACGGGCGGCGAGGGCCTGCCCACGGGCTCGTCCGGCAACGGCGACGTCGACGGATTCCTGAACTCCCTCGGCGACCCCGTCACCGGCAAGTTCGGCTCCGGCACGGTCTTCTCGACCCGCCTGGTCAACGCGCTGATCACGGACGACGGCAAGGTCTACGCCGGCACGGTCACCAAGGACGCGCTGGTGAAGGCGGCCAACGCCGACCAGTAA
- a CDS encoding CHRD domain-containing protein — protein sequence MGSNATFSTRRKGLILTGVAVAAAAGVAAAVIPAVADGGNSRGASHEHDDRTIVTQSGVMAGSGGTILAASLNGANEVPVQGGPAVGDKDGAALEFIKVKGNKVSVAVTWRGTGKPTLLHIHQGAKGTNGGVKVDFTKLLDKIKGRSVVGTVKVEDAALLNALKSDPGAFYANLHTAEFPGGAVRGQLHKVTSSFDFRNALDNFQASVVKGKQIYECKPAEGGGFAFAQRDVTAVLGGHIAHSFVKPNSGTPQWIAPDRSAVTGALISKTPNGDKNIPELDLRATQSGKHRGLLAGTQEILRLNTVGGVAPAGSCSPGAIVGVPYQADYVFVQR from the coding sequence ATGGGATCGAACGCCACGTTCAGCACGCGTCGCAAGGGCCTGATCCTGACCGGTGTCGCGGTGGCCGCCGCGGCCGGTGTCGCTGCCGCTGTCATTCCGGCGGTCGCCGACGGGGGCAACAGCCGGGGCGCGAGCCACGAGCACGACGACCGGACCATCGTCACGCAGAGCGGCGTCATGGCCGGCAGCGGCGGCACCATCCTCGCCGCCAGCCTCAACGGCGCGAACGAGGTGCCCGTCCAGGGCGGCCCCGCCGTCGGCGACAAGGACGGCGCGGCCCTCGAGTTCATCAAGGTCAAGGGCAACAAGGTGTCCGTCGCCGTGACCTGGCGCGGCACCGGCAAGCCGACCCTGCTCCACATCCACCAGGGCGCCAAGGGCACAAACGGCGGCGTCAAGGTCGACTTCACCAAGCTGCTCGACAAGATCAAGGGACGCAGCGTCGTCGGTACCGTCAAGGTCGAGGACGCGGCGCTGCTCAACGCCCTCAAGTCCGACCCCGGCGCGTTCTACGCCAATCTGCACACCGCCGAGTTCCCGGGCGGTGCCGTCCGCGGCCAGCTCCACAAGGTGACCAGCTCCTTCGACTTCCGGAACGCCCTGGACAACTTCCAGGCGTCGGTCGTCAAGGGCAAGCAGATCTACGAGTGCAAGCCGGCCGAGGGCGGCGGATTCGCCTTCGCCCAGCGCGACGTCACGGCCGTGCTCGGCGGCCACATCGCACACTCGTTCGTGAAGCCCAACTCCGGCACGCCGCAGTGGATCGCCCCCGACCGCAGCGCGGTCACCGGCGCGCTGATCTCCAAGACCCCGAACGGCGACAAGAACATCCCCGAGCTCGACCTCAGGGCCACCCAGTCCGGCAAGCACCGCGGCCTGCTGGCCGGGACGCAGGAGATCCTGCGCCTCAACACCGTGGGCGGCGTCGCCCCGGCCGGGTCCTGCTCCCCGGGCGCGATCGTAGGTGTCCCGTACCAGGCCGACTACGTGTTCGTGCAGCGCTGA
- a CDS encoding DUF4913 domain-containing protein, translating to MTTTTAAAEQPVSAPPFILYLDGEAYAEEMRGLAVWVADLLLPVYGREVTSQQPWCPRWWEHLEAVARLHGLWLAWQEYTDPAAGASGPAVWHRDHLGPVLNELRSPSGPFAGCKAGSHRPKTAPAVETYDTH from the coding sequence ATGACGACCACCACCGCAGCCGCCGAACAGCCCGTCTCCGCACCACCGTTCATCCTCTACCTCGACGGCGAGGCCTACGCCGAGGAGATGCGCGGGCTCGCCGTCTGGGTGGCCGACCTGCTGCTTCCGGTGTACGGCCGTGAAGTCACCTCGCAGCAGCCCTGGTGCCCGCGCTGGTGGGAGCACCTGGAGGCGGTGGCCCGGCTGCACGGGCTGTGGCTCGCCTGGCAGGAGTACACGGACCCGGCGGCCGGCGCGTCCGGGCCCGCCGTCTGGCACCGCGACCACCTCGGCCCCGTTCTCAACGAACTCCGGTCCCCCAGCGGCCCCTTCGCGGGGTGCAAGGCGGGCAGCCACCGCCCGAAGACGGCGCCAGCCGTGGAGACGTACGACACTCACTGA
- a CDS encoding type IV secretory system conjugative DNA transfer family protein: MSSTRKTTHGSGEDFLPWIVPGAAFLIGTLFFGAWLGGTIGAAASGAGWDPPPFSLSTLATLIKEGPATVWPTAPATAVTTGMAVVFGTVVTLVVVLIALGRRRVTRPTGLAGRRELAGLLPKGAAQRARQLRPSLAKSGKITPDDTGNLLGNLEPGGPELRSSYEDVELDLMAPRAGKSTGIAVPRVLRARGSVLLTSNKADVYSVTRAERERVGRVWTFDPQGIAHSPRTLWWDMLADAATIEGARRLAGHFVGAVNDDASKRDFWISAAQNTLTALFHAAHRGKRQIPEVLAWLADPADRTPVDLLRDAGMAALADQLQGTVQGAVETRDGIYETARQCVACLLDPNIAAWVTPDPDLPQFLPEHHVLSTDTLYLLSKDGGGSAAGVIAAAADSVLRAGVVAAERMGGRLDPPMAAVLDEAANVCRISDLPDLYSHFGSRGINVVTLLQSYRQGARVWGEAGMDALWSAATIKLLGAGLDDADFVEKISRLVGEHDVSTVSWSKNKEGRSRSTSYRLERILPADRIRALPKGTALLLATGIKPALVRLRPWYAEPGADRIATAAQAEVKAITARAAEGITLG, from the coding sequence ATGAGCAGCACACGTAAGACGACGCACGGCAGCGGCGAGGACTTCCTCCCCTGGATCGTGCCAGGTGCCGCCTTCCTCATAGGCACCCTGTTCTTCGGGGCCTGGCTGGGCGGGACGATCGGCGCGGCAGCGAGCGGCGCCGGCTGGGACCCACCCCCGTTCAGCCTGTCCACCCTCGCCACCCTGATCAAGGAGGGCCCGGCCACGGTGTGGCCGACGGCGCCGGCCACGGCGGTCACGACCGGCATGGCGGTCGTGTTCGGCACGGTCGTCACCCTCGTCGTCGTACTCATCGCCCTCGGACGACGCCGCGTCACCAGGCCCACCGGCCTGGCCGGCCGCAGGGAACTGGCAGGCCTCCTCCCCAAGGGCGCCGCCCAGCGGGCACGCCAACTCCGCCCGTCCCTCGCCAAGTCGGGCAAGATCACCCCGGACGACACCGGCAATCTGCTCGGCAACCTGGAGCCGGGCGGCCCCGAGCTCCGCTCGAGCTACGAGGACGTGGAGCTGGACCTGATGGCCCCCCGGGCCGGCAAGTCCACCGGCATCGCGGTCCCCCGCGTCCTGCGCGCCCGCGGCAGCGTGCTGCTGACGTCGAACAAGGCGGACGTGTACAGCGTGACCCGAGCGGAGCGCGAACGCGTAGGACGGGTCTGGACGTTCGACCCTCAGGGCATCGCCCACAGCCCGCGCACCCTGTGGTGGGACATGCTGGCCGACGCCGCCACGATCGAGGGCGCCCGCCGCCTGGCGGGCCACTTCGTCGGCGCGGTGAACGACGACGCCTCGAAGCGCGACTTCTGGATCTCGGCGGCGCAGAACACCCTCACCGCCCTCTTCCACGCGGCCCACCGCGGCAAGCGGCAGATCCCCGAGGTACTCGCGTGGCTGGCCGACCCGGCGGACCGCACACCGGTCGACCTGCTGCGGGACGCCGGAATGGCGGCCCTCGCGGACCAGCTGCAAGGCACCGTGCAGGGCGCCGTGGAAACGAGGGACGGCATCTACGAGACCGCCCGCCAGTGCGTGGCCTGCCTCCTCGACCCGAACATCGCGGCCTGGGTGACACCGGACCCGGACCTGCCGCAGTTCCTCCCCGAGCACCACGTCCTGTCCACCGACACACTCTACCTCCTCTCAAAGGACGGCGGCGGCTCGGCGGCCGGTGTCATCGCGGCGGCCGCGGACTCCGTACTGCGTGCGGGAGTCGTCGCCGCCGAGCGGATGGGCGGACGCCTCGACCCGCCGATGGCGGCGGTGCTCGACGAGGCCGCCAACGTCTGCCGGATCTCCGATCTCCCCGACCTGTACTCGCACTTCGGCTCGCGCGGCATCAACGTCGTGACGCTGCTGCAGAGTTACCGGCAGGGCGCGCGGGTGTGGGGCGAGGCCGGCATGGACGCGCTCTGGTCGGCCGCCACGATCAAGCTGCTCGGCGCGGGTCTGGACGACGCGGACTTCGTGGAGAAGATCTCCCGGCTGGTCGGCGAGCACGACGTGTCGACGGTCAGCTGGTCCAAGAACAAGGAAGGGCGGTCCCGTTCGACCTCGTACCGCCTCGAACGCATCCTGCCCGCCGACCGCATCCGCGCCCTGCCCAAGGGCACCGCGCTCCTCCTGGCCACCGGCATCAAGCCCGCCCTGGTCAGACTGCGCCCCTGGTACGCCGAACCCGGCGCCGACCGCATCGCGACCGCGGCGCAGGCCGAGGTCAAAGCCATCACCGCCCGCGCCGCCGAAGGGATCACGCTCGGATGA
- a CDS encoding ABC transporter permease → MSRAETVPVRVPEEPPRAPSPLWTFGLFRSELVTTFRRWRTIALLGVLAAVPILIGIAIKIETSDGSTAGGGGGEGPAFISQITNNGLFLVFTALAATLPFFLPMAIGVIAGDAIAGEANSGTLRYLLVAPAGRTRLLLTKYATTMTFCLVATLVVAASALIVGALLFPLGELTTISGTRISFAEGLGRALLIALVVAASLIGVAALGLFISTLTNSGIAAMATTVGLLITVQILDQIPQLHALQPYFFSHYWLSFADLMRDPVYWDDLVRNLGLQGLYAVVFGSAAWARFASKDITA, encoded by the coding sequence ATGTCGCGGGCTGAGACCGTACCCGTACGCGTACCGGAGGAGCCCCCGCGGGCGCCGAGTCCCCTGTGGACGTTCGGACTCTTCCGCAGCGAGCTGGTCACGACCTTCCGGCGCTGGCGGACGATCGCGCTGCTCGGTGTGCTGGCAGCCGTACCGATCCTCATCGGGATCGCGATCAAGATAGAGACGAGCGACGGCTCGACAGCGGGCGGTGGCGGCGGCGAAGGGCCGGCGTTCATCTCGCAGATCACCAACAACGGCTTGTTCCTGGTGTTCACGGCGCTGGCGGCGACGCTCCCCTTCTTCCTGCCGATGGCGATCGGCGTCATCGCGGGCGACGCGATCGCGGGCGAGGCCAACAGCGGCACCCTGCGCTATCTCCTCGTCGCGCCCGCGGGCCGCACCCGGCTGCTGCTCACCAAGTACGCCACCACGATGACGTTCTGCCTGGTCGCGACCCTCGTCGTGGCGGCGTCCGCGCTCATCGTGGGCGCGCTGCTGTTCCCGCTGGGCGAGCTGACCACGATCTCCGGGACCCGGATCAGCTTCGCGGAGGGGCTCGGGCGCGCCCTGCTCATCGCCCTGGTCGTCGCCGCCTCACTGATCGGCGTCGCGGCGCTCGGCCTGTTCATCTCCACGCTGACGAACAGCGGCATCGCGGCGATGGCGACGACCGTCGGGCTCCTCATCACCGTCCAGATCCTCGACCAGATACCCCAGCTGCACGCGCTCCAGCCGTACTTCTTCTCGCACTACTGGCTGTCCTTCGCCGACCTCATGCGCGACCCGGTGTACTGGGACGACCTGGTCCGCAACCTCGGCCTTCAGGGGCTGTACGCGGTGGTGTTCGGGTCGGCGGCGTGGGCGCGGTTCGCGTCGAAGGACATCACGGCGTAG
- a CDS encoding polyprenyl synthetase family protein, with product MTVVGPFGLSVRDQALEADVQAGLAAVEEGLLEVTKSEVPFITEAAQHLLRAGGKRFRPLLVMLAAQFGDPYAPGVVPSAVVVELTHLATLYHDDVMDEADARRGVPSANTRWGNSLAVLTGDFLFARASRTLADLGPEAVRIQAEAFARLVTGQILETAGPRDGRDPVDHYLDVLAGKTGSLVAVACRFGAMMSGAEETVVDVLTQYGERLGVAFQLADDVLDIASDSHESGKTPGTDLREGIPTLPVLRLRERAERLGLAEDIALCELLDSDLTDDARHAEALSRLRAHPALEQARRDTVRYAEDARAALAPLPECGAKAALVELVDAVVHRAG from the coding sequence GTGACCGTCGTCGGGCCGTTCGGGCTGAGCGTGCGGGACCAGGCTCTCGAAGCCGATGTCCAGGCCGGATTGGCGGCTGTGGAGGAGGGCTTGCTCGAAGTCACCAAGAGTGAGGTCCCCTTCATCACGGAGGCCGCGCAGCACCTCCTGCGTGCCGGCGGCAAGCGGTTCAGGCCGCTGCTCGTGATGCTCGCCGCGCAGTTCGGTGACCCGTACGCGCCGGGTGTCGTGCCCTCGGCCGTGGTCGTCGAGCTGACCCATCTCGCCACGCTGTACCACGACGATGTGATGGACGAGGCGGACGCCCGGCGCGGCGTGCCCAGCGCGAACACGCGCTGGGGGAACTCGTTGGCCGTCCTCACCGGTGACTTCCTCTTCGCGCGTGCCTCGCGCACTCTGGCCGATCTCGGGCCCGAGGCCGTCCGGATCCAGGCCGAGGCGTTCGCACGGCTGGTGACCGGGCAGATCCTGGAGACCGCGGGGCCGCGCGACGGGCGTGACCCGGTCGACCACTACCTGGACGTGCTCGCCGGGAAGACGGGCTCGCTGGTCGCCGTCGCGTGCCGGTTCGGGGCGATGATGTCGGGGGCCGAAGAGACGGTGGTGGACGTGCTGACGCAGTACGGGGAGCGGCTCGGCGTTGCCTTCCAGCTCGCGGACGACGTGCTGGACATCGCGTCCGACTCGCACGAGTCGGGGAAGACGCCGGGGACGGATCTGCGCGAGGGGATTCCCACGCTGCCGGTGCTGCGGTTGCGTGAGCGGGCGGAACGGCTTGGGCTTGCCGAGGACATCGCGCTGTGCGAGCTGCTCGATTCCGACCTGACGGATGATGCCCGGCATGCCGAGGCGCTCTCCCGGCTGCGGGCGCATCCTGCGCTGGAGCAGGCACGGCGGGACACCGTGCGGTACGCGGAGGATGCGCGGGCCGCGTTGGCTCCGTTGCCGGAGTGCGGTGCGAAGGCTGCGCTGGTGGAGCTTGTGGACGCGGTGGTGCATCGGGCCGGGTGA
- a CDS encoding ABC transporter ATP-binding protein — translation MEEPSAAEPDPVDSGGAAPAEDAVIATRALTKRFRGGQLAVDGLDLTVPAGSVFGFLGPNGSGKTTTIRMLMGLIEPTSGTARVLGQPIPRATRAVLPHVGALIEGPALYGFLSGRDNLIRYDAADPTADPRTRRTRVGAALDRVGLGAAAGKKAKAYSLGMKQRLGLAAALLQPRRLLVLDEPTNGLDPQGMREIRSLVRGLASDGTTVFLSSHLLDEIEQVCTHAAVMAQGRLITQGAVADLAAGARGRLVVTTPDAGDAARVLKEQGVADLVVTERDVTAEVPDRELADLNAALVTAGVRVRGFGVERASLEDAFVALTGEGFDVAG, via the coding sequence ATGGAGGAGCCGTCCGCCGCGGAGCCCGATCCGGTGGACTCGGGAGGCGCTGCGCCCGCCGAGGACGCGGTGATCGCCACCCGTGCGCTCACCAAGCGCTTCCGCGGCGGACAGCTCGCCGTCGACGGCCTGGATCTGACCGTCCCGGCGGGCAGCGTCTTCGGCTTCCTCGGGCCGAACGGCTCGGGCAAGACCACCACCATCCGCATGCTGATGGGCCTGATCGAGCCGACCTCGGGCACGGCGCGTGTGCTGGGGCAGCCCATACCCCGCGCCACCCGCGCCGTGCTCCCGCACGTGGGCGCCCTCATCGAGGGCCCCGCGCTGTACGGCTTCCTCTCCGGGCGCGACAACCTCATCCGGTACGACGCCGCCGACCCGACCGCCGACCCGCGCACCCGGCGTACGCGCGTCGGGGCCGCCCTCGACCGGGTCGGACTCGGCGCCGCGGCCGGCAAGAAGGCGAAGGCGTACTCGCTCGGCATGAAGCAGCGGCTGGGGCTCGCGGCCGCGCTGCTCCAGCCCCGCCGCCTGCTCGTGCTGGACGAGCCGACCAACGGTCTGGATCCGCAGGGCATGCGCGAAATCCGGTCCCTGGTCAGGGGGCTGGCCTCCGACGGCACGACCGTCTTCCTCTCCTCCCACCTGCTCGACGAGATCGAGCAGGTCTGCACGCACGCGGCCGTGATGGCGCAGGGACGGCTCATCACGCAGGGCGCGGTGGCGGATCTCGCGGCGGGTGCGCGGGGCCGGCTGGTCGTGACCACCCCGGACGCCGGGGACGCGGCGCGCGTACTGAAGGAACAGGGCGTCGCGGATCTCGTGGTGACGGAGAGAGATGTGACCGCCGAGGTCCCGGACCGCGAACTCGCCGATCTGAACGCGGCATTGGTCACGGCGGGCGTCCGGGTCCGCGGCTTCGGAGTGGAACGGGCCTCGTTGGAGGACGCGTTCGTGGCGCTGACGGGGGAGGGCTTCGATGTCGCGGGCTGA
- a CDS encoding flavodoxin family protein, with protein MTRHFLFLLGSSRSDGNTELLARKAAEQLPGDVEQRWLDLAAHPLPDFEDLRHDSDHVRPVEGNAGLLLDATLTATDIVLATPLYWYSVSAHTKRYLDYWSGWLRTPGIDFKATMAGRTLWGITSMADRDTVVADPLIGTLNHSAAYMGMRFGGVLLGNGSKRGKVLEDTAALARAKTFFAQDPPFARFPYETEAAPTP; from the coding sequence ATGACCCGCCACTTCCTGTTCCTGCTCGGCAGCAGCCGCAGCGACGGCAACACCGAGTTGCTGGCCCGCAAGGCCGCCGAGCAGCTGCCCGGAGACGTCGAGCAGCGCTGGCTGGACCTCGCGGCGCATCCGCTGCCCGACTTCGAGGACCTGCGTCACGACAGCGATCATGTCCGCCCGGTCGAGGGCAACGCGGGCCTGCTGCTGGACGCGACGCTCACCGCGACGGACATCGTGCTCGCCACCCCGCTGTACTGGTACTCGGTCTCCGCCCACACCAAGCGCTACCTCGACTACTGGTCGGGCTGGCTGCGCACTCCCGGCATCGACTTCAAAGCCACGATGGCGGGCCGCACCCTCTGGGGCATCACGTCGATGGCGGACAGGGACACCGTGGTCGCCGACCCGCTGATCGGCACCCTCAACCACTCGGCCGCGTACATGGGCATGCGCTTCGGCGGAGTCCTGCTCGGCAACGGCAGCAAGCGAGGGAAGGTACTCGAGGACACGGCCGCTCTCGCCCGCGCGAAGACGTTCTTCGCACAGGACCCGCCGTTCGCCCGCTTCCCGTACGAGACCGAGGCCGCGCCAACGCCATGA
- a CDS encoding amidase, with the protein MELQLDPEPDEYQSLSAEEIAASVRTGSARAVDLVAASLARIGRVEPVLSAFAEVWGEEAMRRAAEVDARVAAGEWLPLAGVPIGVKGRRGLHTRTAGVLVAAGCVPVGATSVPGPGTAWQTWGLGAHGRTANPWRIDRTPGGSSAGSAAAVAAGLVPMATGSDGAGSVRIPAAWCGVFGLKTTNGRLPSADPTGLTAPGILTRHVSDAAAYWRVVAGEPPPDPHPDSGRPPIPALWSPDLGFADTDADIVALAYGAVERLVEAGIVRLVSRDVRLEDPGPAWLALRTPGADPATAQPLRDANDRRLAGLFAETPLLLTPATPNAPHGHEGPGDRYSTALTWAFNLSGHPATSIPAGFGTDGCPVGLQCVARHGAEPLLLGLGARAALLEA; encoded by the coding sequence ATGGAACTGCAACTGGATCCGGAACCGGACGAGTATCAGTCCCTTTCGGCCGAGGAGATCGCCGCGTCCGTCCGGACGGGCAGCGCGCGCGCCGTGGACCTGGTCGCCGCCTCGCTGGCGCGGATCGGGCGGGTGGAACCGGTCCTCTCCGCGTTCGCCGAGGTGTGGGGCGAGGAGGCGATGCGGCGGGCCGCCGAGGTGGACGCGCGGGTCGCGGCGGGCGAGTGGCTGCCGCTCGCGGGTGTTCCGATCGGTGTGAAGGGGCGCCGCGGCCTGCATACGCGTACGGCGGGCGTGCTGGTCGCCGCCGGATGCGTGCCCGTGGGGGCCACGTCGGTGCCCGGTCCGGGCACGGCCTGGCAGACGTGGGGGCTCGGGGCGCACGGACGGACCGCCAACCCGTGGCGGATCGACCGGACCCCGGGCGGCTCCTCGGCCGGATCCGCCGCGGCGGTGGCCGCGGGACTGGTACCGATGGCCACGGGCAGCGACGGCGCGGGATCCGTACGGATCCCCGCCGCGTGGTGCGGCGTCTTCGGCCTCAAGACCACGAACGGCCGTCTCCCGTCCGCCGACCCTACGGGCCTCACGGCACCCGGCATCCTCACCCGCCACGTGTCGGACGCGGCCGCGTATTGGCGGGTTGTGGCGGGCGAGCCGCCGCCGGACCCGCACCCGGACTCCGGCCGGCCCCCCATTCCCGCCCTCTGGTCGCCCGACCTCGGCTTCGCCGACACCGACGCCGACATCGTGGCCCTCGCGTACGGCGCGGTGGAGCGGCTCGTCGAGGCCGGGATCGTGCGGCTGGTCTCACGGGACGTGCGGCTGGAGGACCCAGGTCCCGCCTGGCTGGCGTTGCGGACGCCGGGTGCCGATCCCGCCACGGCTCAACCGCTCCGGGACGCCAACGACCGGCGGCTCGCCGGGCTCTTCGCCGAGACCCCGTTGCTGCTGACCCCGGCCACGCCGAACGCACCGCACGGTCACGAAGGCCCCGGCGACCGCTACTCCACCGCTCTCACCTGGGCGTTCAACCTCAGCGGCCACCCCGCGACGAGCATCCCCGCGGGCTTCGGTACGGACGGCTGTCCGGTCGGCCTCCAGTGCGTGGCCCGGCACGGCGCCGAGCCCCTCCTGCTGGGCCTGGGAGCGCGGGCGGCCTTGCTCGAAGCCTGA
- a CDS encoding tetrahydrofolate dehydrogenase/cyclohydrolase catalytic domain-containing protein: MTEHVSGRDVLRQARELYQPYRDAVEPTGQRVAIIRFEPAATDPPDWRVRLEASKVSAEQKVKSFEHLGFTADHVVMPPGTTRAQFAEVLDRANQDPATRAIIVQFPPPAHLRPLVERMDPAKDIDALLKGRSQYNACATAEGICRVVEPFARDDPTIAVVGSKGFVGQGVVNTLREQGHRLMELDAGDDLRRVRDADIVVSVTGNPGILSPDHLRPHHRLVVDSGFVPQPDGSVRGDVQRAAYGIPQHLTPVPGGIGPVEMATLMERVVRKEVDPNAPSWNVEPRPYLTKEQMAQGATATQGASVAAAARGASAAQGASAGPAASAGSAASAGGPQSTAAPGNPVAQAARLRGGGGGAGTGGVPGGPPATGPSASVRPQLPQPPKPPGAGGGPAR; the protein is encoded by the coding sequence ATGACCGAGCATGTGTCGGGACGCGACGTCCTGCGCCAGGCCAGGGAGCTCTACCAGCCCTACCGTGACGCCGTGGAGCCCACGGGGCAGCGGGTGGCGATCATCCGTTTCGAACCCGCCGCCACCGATCCGCCGGACTGGCGTGTGCGCCTCGAGGCCTCCAAGGTCTCCGCCGAGCAGAAGGTGAAGAGCTTCGAGCACCTCGGCTTCACGGCGGACCACGTCGTGATGCCGCCGGGGACCACGCGTGCGCAGTTCGCCGAGGTCCTCGACCGCGCCAACCAGGATCCCGCGACCCGCGCGATCATCGTCCAGTTCCCGCCGCCCGCCCATCTGCGCCCGCTCGTCGAGCGGATGGACCCGGCCAAGGACATCGACGCCCTGCTCAAGGGACGTTCGCAGTACAACGCGTGCGCGACGGCCGAGGGCATCTGCCGCGTCGTGGAACCGTTCGCGCGGGACGACCCGACGATCGCGGTCGTGGGCAGCAAGGGCTTCGTGGGCCAGGGCGTGGTGAACACCCTGCGCGAGCAGGGCCACCGGCTGATGGAACTCGACGCCGGTGACGACCTGCGACGGGTACGGGACGCCGACATCGTCGTGTCCGTCACCGGCAACCCGGGCATCCTCAGCCCCGACCACCTCCGGCCGCACCACCGGCTCGTCGTGGACTCCGGTTTCGTACCGCAGCCGGACGGGAGCGTCCGCGGAGACGTCCAGCGCGCGGCGTACGGCATCCCGCAGCATCTCACCCCCGTGCCCGGCGGCATCGGCCCGGTGGAGATGGCGACCCTCATGGAACGCGTGGTCCGCAAGGAGGTCGACCCGAACGCCCCGTCCTGGAACGTCGAGCCGCGCCCCTACCTGACGAAGGAGCAGATGGCCCAGGGGGCGACGGCGACACAAGGGGCTTCGGTGGCGGCTGCGGCTCGGGGGGCTTCGGCGGCGCAGGGGGCATCGGCTGGACCGGCGGCTTCTGCGGGTTCGGCGGCGTCCGCGGGTGGTCCGCAGTCGACCGCGGCTCCGGGCAACCCCGTGGCGCAGGCCGCGAGGCTTCGCGGGGGCGGCGGCGGGGCGGGCACCGGCGGGGTGCCGGGTGGGCCGCCCGCGACCGGCCCCTCCGCATCGGTCCGCCCGCAGCTCCCCCAGCCGCCGAAGCCACCGGGAGCCGGCGGGGGTCCCGCCCGCTGA